One window of the Eucalyptus grandis isolate ANBG69807.140 chromosome 8, ASM1654582v1, whole genome shotgun sequence genome contains the following:
- the LOC120287317 gene encoding protein ACCELERATED CELL DEATH 6-like, translating to MRVQPDYRLNLWETSFEFQSPKMLPIHVGIRINDDEVWEHRRARLRELELVNGPHRQVEFRYHVYPLLHAAMKDGKVDDFISALEKYSAEEGVSLSNIVIIRGPSRNSLLHIAAGIENPDILRALLEVGPDRCPTFNLNHLGDNPLHIAARAGKIQTAELLLRCNMYADVQNGVGNTALHEAVKKRDSNMTRLLLRHGSRSVFRKNSESRCPLYLAVETGKLEILELLLNVDGNEDLMSGMLGLSPVHKAVKHKRLDMLRRMLERKKQLFDLRGAGDDTPLHLAAYENYVEGVNFLVQEFTWSTYVGNKKGHLPIHIACKMGHLETTKELLQNWPDPEELLTLNKRRNILHLAAKYGRVSVVKYILGDPKFEKLINAKDREGNTPLHIATLNWQPESLTGIILVSAGARRSKDEGFCQTKSQGLARGLESSDRLKTEANTRMVVATLVATITFAAGFSVPGGYNNSEPDAGIATLLNKPIYDIFVISNTIAMYSSIISAVILLWTQISDSVAMLYALKRARTLLLIALLTMGVAFMAGVYVTISKRNWIAIVIWAIGTIALSVILSLYLALFFPLGYNSRFVRLFADYIIRAGILISRSVAE from the exons CGCCAAGTAGAATTCAGATATCATGTGTATCCGCTGCTGCATGCCGCCATGAAAGACGGCAAAGTAGACGATTTCATCAGTGCCCTTGAAAAATATTCAGCTGAAGAGGGGGTCTCTTTGTCCAACATCGTCATAATACGGGGCCCTTCTAGAAACTCGTTGCTTCACATTGCTGCAGGTATTGAGAACCCCGACATCCTCAGAGCTCTCCTCGAGGTTGGACCTGACAGGTGTCCCACCTTCAACCTGAACCACCTAGGGGACAACCCGCTCCACATCGCGGCAAGAGCTGGCAAGATCCAGACGGCCGAGCTGCTCCTCCGCTGCAACATGTATGCGGACGTGCAGAATGGTGTGGGGAACACGGCGCTGCATGAGGCTGTGAAGAAACGTGACTCGAATATGACCCGTCTGCTCCTGAGGCATGGCTCAAGATCGGTGTTTCGGAAGAACTCCGAAAGCAGGTGCCCTCTGTACTTGGCAGTTGAGACAGGGAAATTGGAGATTCTTGAGCTATTGTTGAACGTGGATGGGAATGAAGACCTTATGTCCGGGATGCTAGGCCTGTCACCAGTTCACAAAGCCGTGAAGCACAAAAGATTAG ATATGCTCAGAAGAATGTTGGAGCGGAAGAAACAGCTATTTGATTTAAGAGGTGCAGGAGATGATACTCCCCTCCATCTAGCAGCATACGAGAATTATGTCGAGGGAGTCAACTTCTTGGTCCAAGAGTTCACTTGGAGTACCTATGTGGGTAACAAAAAAGGCCATCTTCCAATCCACATCGCGTGTAAGATGGGTCATCTTGAAACAACCAAGGAGCTGCTTCAAAATTGGCCAGATCCAGAAGAGTTGCTTACTTTAAATAAACGACGAAATATACTTCACCTTGCGGCAAAGTATGGAAGGGTCTCAGTGGTAAAGTACATACTCGGAGATCCTAAGTTTGAGAAGCTTATAAATGCCAAAGACagggaaggaaatacgcctctACATATAGCTACATTAAACTGGCAACCCGAG AGCTTAACAGGAATTATCTTAGTCTCAGCTGGAGCACGTAGAAGCAAAGACGAAGgattttgccaaacaaaaagcCAAGGCTTGGCGAGAGGTCTAGAGTCTTCAGATAGACTAAAAACTGAGGCCAACACCCGTATGGTTGTGGCAACGCTTGTTGCCACTATTACATTTGCCGCTGGCTTTTCTGTTCCTGGAGGATATAATAACTCTGAACCAGATGCAGGAATTGCTACACTGTTGAACAAACCCATATATGACATCTTTGTGATCAGCAATACCATAGCCATGTACAGCTCGATAATTTCAGCTGTAATCCTTCTATGGACACAGATAAGTGATTCGGTTGCGATGCTTTATGCCCTTAAAAGGGCAAGGACACTGCTGCTCATAGCTCTTTTGACAATGGGAGTGGCCTTCATGGCGGGGGTCTATGTGACCATAAGCAAACGCAATTGGATTGCCATTGTCATCTGGGCCATCGGAACCATTGCCCTCTCCGTTATCTTGAGTCTTTACCTTGCCTTGTTCTTTCCACTTGGGTACAATTCTCGCTTTGTCCGGCTCTTCGCGGACTACATCATTAGAGCTGGTATATTAATTTCAAGAAGTGTGGCCGAATGA